In the genome of Streptomyces sp. Tu 3180, the window GGACGGGGGCGCCTACGCCGGCGTCATCCCCCAGGCGGCCCCGGCGGCGGAGCGCGGGGTGCGGGTGGCCGCCGTCGAGGTGGCCGCCGACGGGGCCCGCCTGGCGGAGCTGGTCCGGCTGGTGGACGAGGGCGTGCTGACCCTCCGGGTCGCCGGGACCCATGCCCTGGACGACGCGGCCGGGGCCCACGCCCGGCTGGCGAAGGGCGGGGTGCGGGGAAGGCTGGTGCTGGTGCCGTGACCCTCCGGGCGGGGCCGGGGGGGAGGACGGGGAGGGCGGGGGGAACGGGGACGGGGGAGGGTGGGGAATAGGGGGAGCGGGGCGGCCGTTCGGAGGTATAGTTGAACGGTCAACAATCTGGAGGGTGAGCGGCCATGCAGTTCGGGATCTTCAGCGTCGGGGATGTCACGCCCGACCCGACCACGGGGCGTACGCCGACCGAGCGCGAGCGGATCAAGGCCATGGTCGCCATCGCGCTGAAGGCCGAGGAGGTGGGCCTGGACGTCTTCGCGACCGGTGAGCACCACAACCCGCCGTTCGTGCCGTCCTCGCCGACCACCATGCTCGGCTACATCGCGGCGCGCACGGAGCGGCTGGTCCTCTCCACCTCCACCACCCTGATCACCACCAACGACCCGGTGAAGATCGCCGAGGACTTCGCGATGCTCCAGCACCTGGCCGACGGCCGGGTGGACCTGATGATGGGCCGCGGCAACACCGGGCCGGTCTACCCCTGGTTCGGCCAGGACATCCGCCAGGGCATCAACCTCGCCGTCGAGAACTACGCCCTGCTGCACCGGCTGTGGCGCGAGGACGTCGTCGACTGGGAGGGGAAGTTCCGCACCCCGCTGCAGGGCTTCACCTCCACGCCCCGCCCGCTGGACGGCGTGCCGCCGTTCGTCTGGCACGGCTCGATCCGCTCGCCGGAGATCGCCGAGCAGGCCGCGTACTACGGCGACGGCTTCTTCCACAACAACATCTTCTGGCCGGCCGACCACACCAAGCGGATGGTCGAGCTGTACCGGACCCGGTACGCCCACTACGGGCACGGCGCCCCCGAGCAGGCGATCGTCGGCCTCGGCGGGCAGGTGTTCATGCGCAGGAACAGCCAGGACGCGGTGCGCGAGTTCCGCCCCTACTTCGACGTCGCGCCGGTCTACGGGCACGGGCCCTCGCTGGAGGAGTTCACCGAGCAGACCCCGCTGACGGTCGGCTCCCCGCAGCAGGTCATCGAGAAGACGCTGTCCTTCCGCGAGTACGCCGGCGACTACCAGCGCCAGCTGTTCCTGATGGACCACGCCGGGCTGCCGCTGAAGACCGTGCTGGAGCAGCTCGACCTGCTCGGCGAGGAGGTCGTGCCGGTGCTGCGCAGGGAGTTCGCCAAGGACCGCCCGGCGCACGTGCCGGACGCGCCCACCCACACCTCGCTGCTGGCCGCCGCCAAGGAAGGGGTCCGGGCATGAGGCTCGTCGTCGTCTCCGCAGGGCTGAGCGTGCCGTCGTCCACCCGGCTGCTCGGCGACCGGCTGGCCGCCGCGACCGCCGGGCGGACGTCGGCCGAGGTGCGGGTGATCGAGCTGCGCGACCTCGCCGTGGCGATCGCGCACAACTTCACCAGCGGTTTCCCGGGACGGGAGCTGGCCGACGCGTTCGACGCGGTGGCGGCGGCCGACGGGCTGATCGTGGTCACGCCGGTGTTCTCGGCGTCGTACAGCGGACTGTTCAAGTCGTTCTTCGACACCCTCAGCGTGAGCGACGAGGGCGCCCTGGCCGGGAAGCCGGTGCTGATCGCCGCGACCGGCGGCACGGCCCGGCACTCGCTCGTCCTCGACCACGCGCTGCGTCCGCTCTTCGCCCACCTGAAGGCCGTCGTCGTCCCGACCGGCGTGTACGCCGCCTCCGAGGACTGGGGCGCCGAGGGCCTGGACGGGCGCGTCGCGCGGGCGGCGGGGGAGCTGGCCGCACTGATGGGCGCGCTGCCCGCGGTCCGGCCGGCGGACGGGGACGCCAGCGGTGGTGACGCGAGCGGCGGGGACACGTCCGGCGAACCGGCGCTGGTGCCGTTCGAGGAGCGACTGGCGGCACTGCGGCCCACCGGGTGAGAGCCGGGCTCGCGGGCCGCGCGCCCGCACCCGGAGGCCGGCGCGTCGGCGCGGTGCGCCGCCGCGCCCGGAGACCGGTGCGCCACCGCGCCCGGAGACCGGTGCGCCGCCGAACGTCCGACGGCCTCCTGCCGCGCCGCCCCGGACCCGCTCCGACGGCATCCGCCGCTCGCCCCGGGAGCGGAGGCCGGCCGGGCCCGCGGGAAGCGGGCCCGGCGCCGTTCGCCGTGGCCCGGGCCGGCGGCGGTTGGCACACTGGGCCCGTGCCGCACACCGTTCTGCTCGCCGAAGACGACCGCGCCATCCGCAACGCCCTGGAGCGCGCCCTGACCCTGGAGGGCTACCGGGTCACGGCCGTCGCCGACGGCGTCGAGGCCCTCGCCCAGGTCCACCGCAGCCGGCCCGACGTGCTGGTCCTGGACGTGATGATGCCCGGCATCGACGGGCTCCAGGTGTGCCGGGTGCTGCGCGCCGAGGGCGACCGCACGCCCGTGCTGATGCTGACGGCGCTGGTGGAGACCGCCGACCGGATCGCGGGACTGGACGCGGGCGCCGACGACTACGTCGTCAAGCCGTTCGACGTCGAGGAGGTCTTCGCCCGGCTGCGCGCCCTGCTGCGCCGGGCCCGGCCCGACCCGGAGAACGGCGGCGCGGCCCCCGCCGCCGAGCCGCCGAAGCCGGAGGCCCCCGGGCGGTTCGTCGAGGCGGCCGGGGTGCGCATGGACCCGCAGGCCCGCCGGGCCTGGCGGGGCGAGCGGGAACTGGAGCTGACCCGCACCGAGTTCGAGCTGCTGGAGCTGCTGGTCGGCAACGCGGGCGTCGTCCTGGACCACTCCACCATCTACGACCGCATCTGGGGCTACGACTTCGGCCCCGGCTCCAAGAACCTCGCCGTCTACGTCGGCTACCTGCGCCGCAAACTCGACCAGCCCGGCGCGCCGCAGCTGATCCACACGGTGCGCGGGGTGGGTTACGTGCTGCGGGAGGACTGACGTGTCCCCGAGTGCTCCGGACGCCCCGGACGCCCCGGGTGCCGCAGGGGCTTCGGGCGCCTCCGGCGCTCCCGGCGCTCCGGGCCGCGCGCACCGGCCGCGGGCCGCGCGACGGCGGCTGCGGCTGCTGTCGCTGGGCACCACCTTCGCGGTGGCGTTCGCGGCGGTCACCGCCACGGTGACCGTCCTGGTCGGCATCCTGTCCTACAACGCGGCCGCCCGGCTGGTGCGGGTGGACCAGCAGTCCGTGTTCGACGAGGTCGTGCAGGACCTGCGCGGCGAGGTGCGGGAGAACCGGATGACACCGGTCGACTTCTCCTCCACCGCCCCCGGCCACGACCTGGTGCGGCCCGCCCGCACCGACGTCCAGGTGCTCGGGCCGGACGGCAGCGTCTTCGACCCGGGCAGCCCGGGGCTGCCGGTGGTCGCCGCCGACCGCCGGATCGCGGGCGCCGCCGCGGCCGGCGAGGTGGTCGTGCACGCGGACGTCGACGTCGGCGACGACGTCTACCGCGTCGCGACCGTCTCCCTGGGCGGCAGCCGGGGCGCGGTGCAGGTCGCGCAGGAGTTCAGCGACACGGAGGACCTGCTGCGGGCCCTCCAGCGGCGCACGCTGGTCCTGATGGCGGCGGTGGTGGTCGCCGCCGGGCTGTTCGGCTGGTGGCTGGCCCGGCGCATCACCCGCCGGCTCGTCGTCCTCACCCACGCCGCCGAGGACGTCGCCCGCACCCGCCGGCTCGGCATCCAGGTGCCCGTCGCCGGCTACGACGAGGTGGGACGCCTCGGCCGCGCCTTCGACCGGATGCTGGGCCGGCTCGCCCAGTCCGAGGAGGACCAGCGCCGCCTGGTGCAGGACGCCGGACACGAGCTGCGCACCCCGCTCACCTCGCTGCGCACCAACATCTCCCTGCTGCGCCGCATCGACGAGCTGCCGCCCGGCACCCGTGAGGAACTCGTCGCCGACCTCACCCAGGAGGCCCGCGAGCTGACCGACCTGGTCAACGAGCTCGTCGACCTCGCGGCCGGGCAGTCCGACACCGAGCCGCCGCAGCGGATCGACCTCGCCGACGTCGCCGAGGACGTGGCGGGACTGGCCCGGCGCCGCACCGGGCGGGAGATCGTGGTCGGCGCGAGCGGCGACACCACGACCGACGGGCGGCCGGGGATGCTCACGCGGGCGCTGTCCAACCTGGTCGAGAACGCCGTCAAGTTCGACCGGGACGGCCACGCGCCCGTGGAGATCCGCGTCGCCGGTCCCGCCCGGCCGGGCACGGTGCGGGTGGAGGTGCGCGACCGGGGGCCCGGCATCGCCGACGACGACCTGATCCGGGTCTTCGACCGCTTCTACCGCGCCGCCGACGCCCGCTCCCTCCCCGGTTCGGGACTCGGCCTGTCCATCGTGCGCGAGGTGGCCCTCGCGCACGGGGGAGCACCGTACGCCTTCCGGCGGGAGGGCGGCGGGACGGTGATCGGGTTCACGGTGGGCGGCGGCACCGTGGAGCGGACGGGCGAGGACGAGGCGCGGTGACGGCACCGGCGCCGGCGCCGTCATCGGGCGGCGGGGTGCCCGCCGGGGGCGCATCCGGTGCGGGGCGTCGGGGGGTCGGCGCAGCCGGTGCGGGCCGCGGGGCGAACGCCGCCGCCCCGGAGGCGTACGAGCGGGCCGGGATGCGCAGGTATGCGTGCGGGGCCGCGGACGTCGCCGCCCCGTGAGGCGAGGGGAGGGGCGGCAGCATGCTGACCGACGAGGAGGGCGCCGCGCTGGCGGCGATCGACGAGGCGGCTCTGGGACGGACCCTGCTGGAACTGATCGAGGTGCCGAGCGTGACCGGGAGCGCCGCCGAGTCGGAGCTCCAGCACCTGCTGGCCGGGCGGCTGGAACGGCTCGGCCTGGAGACCGACCTGTGGCCGATGGACCTGCCCGCGCTGCGCGCCCATCCGGACTTCCCGGGCACGGAGGCGCCCCGCGAGGAGGCGTGGGGCCTGGTCGGCACCACCCCCGACGGCGGTGACGGGCCGACCCTGATCCTCCAGGGCCACGTCGACGTCGTCCCGCCCGGCGACCTCGCGGCCTGGGACGGCGACCCGTTCGTGCCCCGGGTGACCGGGGACCTCGTGCACGGGCGCGGTGCCTGCGACATGAAGGCCGGTCTCGCGGCGCACCTCGCCGCGCTCGCCGCGATACGGGCGGCCGGGACGCGGCTGCGCGGCCGGGTGGCCGTGCACTGCGTCGTCGGCGAGGAGGACGGCGGCCTCGGCGCGTTCGGCACCCTGCGGCGCGGCCACCGCGGCGACGCCTGCGTCATCGCCGAGCCCACCGCCTCCACGCTGATCACCGCCAACGCGGGCGCGCTGACGTTCCG includes:
- a CDS encoding HAMP domain-containing sensor histidine kinase, which produces MRLLSLGTTFAVAFAAVTATVTVLVGILSYNAAARLVRVDQQSVFDEVVQDLRGEVRENRMTPVDFSSTAPGHDLVRPARTDVQVLGPDGSVFDPGSPGLPVVAADRRIAGAAAAGEVVVHADVDVGDDVYRVATVSLGGSRGAVQVAQEFSDTEDLLRALQRRTLVLMAAVVVAAGLFGWWLARRITRRLVVLTHAAEDVARTRRLGIQVPVAGYDEVGRLGRAFDRMLGRLAQSEEDQRRLVQDAGHELRTPLTSLRTNISLLRRIDELPPGTREELVADLTQEARELTDLVNELVDLAAGQSDTEPPQRIDLADVAEDVAGLARRRTGREIVVGASGDTTTDGRPGMLTRALSNLVENAVKFDRDGHAPVEIRVAGPARPGTVRVEVRDRGPGIADDDLIRVFDRFYRAADARSLPGSGLGLSIVREVALAHGGAPYAFRREGGGTVIGFTVGGGTVERTGEDEAR
- a CDS encoding CE1759 family FMN reductase; the protein is MRLVVVSAGLSVPSSTRLLGDRLAAATAGRTSAEVRVIELRDLAVAIAHNFTSGFPGRELADAFDAVAAADGLIVVTPVFSASYSGLFKSFFDTLSVSDEGALAGKPVLIAATGGTARHSLVLDHALRPLFAHLKAVVVPTGVYAASEDWGAEGLDGRVARAAGELAALMGALPAVRPADGDASGGDASGGDTSGEPALVPFEERLAALRPTG
- a CDS encoding LLM class flavin-dependent oxidoreductase, which produces MQFGIFSVGDVTPDPTTGRTPTERERIKAMVAIALKAEEVGLDVFATGEHHNPPFVPSSPTTMLGYIAARTERLVLSTSTTLITTNDPVKIAEDFAMLQHLADGRVDLMMGRGNTGPVYPWFGQDIRQGINLAVENYALLHRLWREDVVDWEGKFRTPLQGFTSTPRPLDGVPPFVWHGSIRSPEIAEQAAYYGDGFFHNNIFWPADHTKRMVELYRTRYAHYGHGAPEQAIVGLGGQVFMRRNSQDAVREFRPYFDVAPVYGHGPSLEEFTEQTPLTVGSPQQVIEKTLSFREYAGDYQRQLFLMDHAGLPLKTVLEQLDLLGEEVVPVLRREFAKDRPAHVPDAPTHTSLLAAAKEGVRA
- a CDS encoding response regulator transcription factor, giving the protein MPHTVLLAEDDRAIRNALERALTLEGYRVTAVADGVEALAQVHRSRPDVLVLDVMMPGIDGLQVCRVLRAEGDRTPVLMLTALVETADRIAGLDAGADDYVVKPFDVEEVFARLRALLRRARPDPENGGAAPAAEPPKPEAPGRFVEAAGVRMDPQARRAWRGERELELTRTEFELLELLVGNAGVVLDHSTIYDRIWGYDFGPGSKNLAVYVGYLRRKLDQPGAPQLIHTVRGVGYVLRED